One genomic region from Dehalobacter restrictus DSM 9455 encodes:
- the aroA gene encoding 3-phosphoshikimate 1-carboxyvinyltransferase, translating to MTCLRLQPSTLTGEIRIPPSKSISHRAVICAALAEGISSIDNLVFSEDISATLDGLVSLGTTVGEVSVNPGEPGALWLEGNPKLQIAQETINCRESGSTLRFLIPLATLTGGPVTFTGAGKLVERPLDAYYELFQLHGIEYQTRNGYLPLTIKGRFSPGEYKLKGNVSSQFITGLMFLLPLLDGDSRIVITTELESRGYVDLTIDALEKSGITVQNNAYREFFIPGKQRYKAINCRIEGDYSQAAFWLVAGTLGSGLKCLDINAQSLQGDRMILDIMLAMGARIVWTDDSLGVLSAQTVGTVIDAGQCPDLVPVLAVLASLSKGTTRIINAGRLRIKESDRLKATASELNKLGARIQELQEGLLIEGVETLHGGTVDSWNDHRIAMAMAVASIRCTEPVFLTGAEAVKKSYPHFWQDFCKLGGRADEWNMG from the coding sequence GCGCTGGCTGAAGGAATCAGCAGCATTGACAATCTTGTCTTCTCTGAAGATATTTCTGCAACCTTGGACGGGCTGGTGTCTCTGGGTACAACCGTCGGAGAAGTCTCGGTGAACCCTGGTGAACCAGGCGCGCTTTGGCTGGAAGGGAACCCGAAGCTTCAAATCGCGCAGGAAACAATCAACTGCCGGGAATCCGGATCTACGCTGAGATTTCTGATACCGCTGGCCACACTGACAGGAGGCCCGGTGACCTTTACCGGTGCCGGCAAGCTGGTGGAGCGCCCGCTGGACGCATATTATGAGCTGTTCCAACTGCACGGAATCGAATATCAGACCCGGAACGGTTATTTGCCCTTGACGATCAAAGGGAGGTTTTCACCGGGTGAGTATAAACTGAAAGGCAATGTCAGTTCTCAATTTATTACAGGACTTATGTTTTTACTGCCGCTCTTGGACGGAGATTCCAGAATTGTCATTACAACGGAACTGGAATCCCGCGGTTATGTTGACCTGACCATCGATGCGCTGGAAAAGTCGGGAATAACCGTACAAAACAACGCATACCGGGAATTTTTTATTCCAGGAAAGCAGCGGTATAAGGCAATTAATTGCCGCATTGAAGGAGACTACTCCCAGGCCGCGTTCTGGCTGGTGGCAGGGACACTGGGGTCCGGTCTGAAATGTCTAGATATCAACGCTCAATCCTTGCAGGGGGATAGGATGATCCTCGATATTATGTTGGCGATGGGTGCCCGAATTGTTTGGACGGATGATAGTTTGGGAGTCCTGAGCGCCCAGACTGTGGGAACAGTGATCGATGCCGGGCAGTGTCCGGATCTGGTCCCTGTACTTGCAGTCCTGGCTTCTTTAAGCAAAGGAACAACCAGAATCATTAATGCCGGAAGACTCCGGATCAAAGAATCGGACAGACTCAAAGCAACGGCATCAGAGCTGAACAAACTTGGGGCCAGGATTCAGGAGCTGCAGGAAGGGCTCCTCATCGAAGGGGTAGAAACCCTGCATGGCGGAACCGTCGACAGTTGGAACGATCACCGGATCGCGATGGCCATGGCTGTGGCCTCCATCAGGTGTACAGAACCTGTGTTTCTAACCGGAGCCGAAGCCGTAAAAAAATCATATCCGCATTTCTGGCAGGATTTTTGCAAATTGGGAGGTAGAGCTGATGAGTGGAACATGGGGTGA
- the aroC gene encoding chorismate synthase translates to MSGTWGEYLKLSLFGESHGKCIGIVLDGLPAGLKLDLPFIGRELARRAPGKNPLSTPRKEKDEFEILSGFFKGTTTGAPLCCVIWNKDQHSGDYSELKDTVRPGHADYTAMVKHRGFNDYRGGGHFSGRLTAPLVLAGAIAKQVLEKKGIMIGSHILNIGGIREDHFDSLRIDSGLLWKLTEQEFPILSEEAGIRMKQEILQAKAKEDSVGGVIETAVVGLPAGLGSPFFDSAESKIAHLLFAVPAVKGVEFGTGFAITQMKGSEANDPYALADDKVVTLSNHNGGILGGITNGMPLLFRAAVKPTPSIGKVQQTVNMASREETQITVQGRHDPCIVPRAVPVVESAAALALLDLMIEKDGVTWMN, encoded by the coding sequence ATGAGTGGAACATGGGGTGAATACCTTAAACTATCGTTGTTTGGGGAATCACACGGAAAATGCATCGGGATCGTACTTGATGGTCTACCGGCGGGACTAAAGCTTGATTTGCCCTTCATCGGCCGGGAACTGGCCAGAAGGGCACCAGGGAAGAATCCGCTTTCAACCCCGCGAAAGGAAAAAGACGAATTTGAAATCCTGAGTGGTTTCTTTAAAGGAACTACGACTGGAGCCCCACTCTGCTGTGTGATCTGGAATAAAGACCAGCACTCCGGGGATTATTCCGAATTGAAAGACACGGTGCGGCCCGGCCATGCGGATTATACCGCGATGGTAAAACACAGAGGCTTCAACGACTACCGGGGCGGAGGGCATTTTTCAGGCAGACTTACAGCGCCGCTGGTATTGGCTGGCGCGATTGCCAAGCAAGTCCTGGAGAAGAAGGGTATTATGATCGGCAGCCATATTTTAAATATTGGCGGTATAAGAGAGGATCATTTTGATAGCCTCCGAATTGATTCAGGGTTGCTTTGGAAACTGACAGAGCAGGAATTCCCGATTCTATCGGAAGAAGCGGGTATTCGGATGAAACAGGAGATTCTCCAGGCCAAAGCTAAAGAGGACTCTGTCGGCGGTGTGATTGAAACTGCCGTAGTCGGTTTGCCCGCCGGTTTGGGGTCACCATTCTTTGACTCAGCTGAAAGTAAAATTGCCCATCTGCTGTTTGCTGTTCCGGCGGTGAAGGGAGTCGAATTCGGTACTGGGTTTGCAATTACGCAGATGAAAGGATCCGAAGCCAATGATCCGTATGCTCTCGCAGATGATAAAGTAGTGACGCTTTCCAATCACAATGGCGGAATTCTTGGAGGGATCACGAATGGAATGCCTTTGCTATTCCGGGCTGCCGTGAAACCGACACCTTCGATTGGCAAAGTGCAGCAGACGGTGAATATGGCCTCCAGGGAAGAGACGCAAATTACGGTTCAGGGGAGACACGACCCTTGCATCGTCCCCCGGGCGGTTCCTGTGGTAGAAAGCGCCGCTGCACTGGCCTTATTGGACTTGATGATAGAAAAGGATGGGGTAACGTGGATGAACTAG
- the pheA gene encoding prephenate dehydratase, which produces MDELENRRLQDLRSKIDEIDTELLRLFEARMETVIEVAEYKILNSINILDESRENKVLQKIEQVKNKDLAKTAEEFLKAVMSISKGVQAERFFRPETGSWQVIPEIEEESKIEEPGKCVSGNVIGFQGIPGSYSEQALKEYFGEGKNTKNYVNFEDVFQALAAEEIDYGVLPLENSFTGGIADVYDLLCRFGFYIVGEKCIQIDHNLLAVKGTKLEDIREVCSHTQGFQQSSNFLRKHPEWSQATCSNTAVSAKKVADAGSKALASIASRRAAELYGLDILAEKINNNPANFTRFIIIGRKPELRSACNKISLVVAISHEPGSLYRVLSHFARNGLNMMKIESRPMTDKTWEYLFYIDFEGNLNNRVVKKAVEGIEKESAYFQMLGNYPLDKQDR; this is translated from the coding sequence GTGGATGAACTAGAAAATCGGAGACTGCAGGACCTCAGGTCTAAGATAGATGAAATCGATACCGAGCTGCTTCGCCTTTTTGAAGCAAGAATGGAGACCGTCATTGAGGTAGCCGAATATAAGATTTTGAACAGCATCAATATTTTGGATGAATCCAGGGAGAATAAAGTCCTGCAAAAAATTGAGCAGGTCAAAAACAAGGATCTGGCTAAGACAGCAGAAGAATTCCTCAAAGCCGTCATGAGTATTAGCAAAGGTGTTCAGGCCGAACGCTTTTTCAGGCCAGAAACAGGTTCCTGGCAGGTCATTCCGGAAATTGAAGAGGAGTCGAAAATTGAAGAACCGGGAAAATGTGTTTCCGGAAATGTGATCGGGTTTCAAGGAATTCCGGGTTCCTATAGTGAGCAGGCGCTTAAGGAATATTTCGGGGAAGGCAAGAATACCAAGAATTATGTGAACTTTGAAGATGTGTTTCAGGCGTTGGCTGCAGAAGAGATTGATTACGGGGTTCTTCCGCTGGAGAATTCTTTTACCGGCGGTATTGCCGACGTCTACGACCTGCTTTGCCGGTTCGGCTTTTATATCGTTGGTGAAAAATGTATCCAGATCGATCATAACCTGTTGGCGGTTAAAGGAACAAAACTCGAAGATATCAGGGAAGTATGCTCCCATACCCAGGGTTTTCAGCAGTCCAGTAATTTTTTAAGAAAACATCCCGAATGGAGCCAGGCGACCTGCAGCAATACCGCGGTAAGTGCCAAGAAAGTCGCCGATGCAGGTTCGAAAGCCCTGGCATCCATTGCAAGCAGGCGAGCGGCAGAGCTCTATGGTCTGGACATTCTGGCTGAAAAAATCAATAATAACCCGGCGAACTTTACCCGGTTTATCATTATCGGCAGAAAACCTGAGCTTAGAAGTGCGTGTAACAAGATCAGTCTCGTTGTCGCCATTTCCCATGAACCCGGTTCATTGTACAGGGTTCTCAGTCATTTTGCCCGCAATGGGCTGAATATGATGAAGATTGAATCTCGTCCGATGACGGATAAGACCTGGGAATATCTCTTCTATATTGATTTCGAGGGTAATCTGAATAATCGTGTGGTCAAGAAAGCCGTTGAGGGGATCGAGAAAGAAAGCGCTTACTTCCAGATGCTCGGAAACTATCCGTTGGATAAACAAGACAGGTAA
- a CDS encoding cupin domain-containing protein, with protein sequence MIVGHVNELAGVPMQGAGIQGAIKKVLVSPKEGWEGWTMRLFTLEPGGFTPRHTHDWPHINYIASGEGTLHLDGHDYALKEGAYAYVPGGALHQFQNDSGKEFSFLCIVPEEGDK encoded by the coding sequence ATGATCGTCGGACATGTGAACGAATTGGCAGGGGTCCCTATGCAGGGAGCAGGAATACAGGGTGCCATCAAAAAAGTACTGGTATCTCCCAAAGAAGGCTGGGAGGGCTGGACGATGCGGCTCTTTACGCTTGAACCAGGGGGCTTTACACCCAGACATACGCATGATTGGCCCCATATTAATTATATTGCTTCAGGCGAAGGTACACTGCATTTAGACGGTCATGATTATGCCCTGAAGGAAGGCGCGTATGCCTATGTTCCCGGAGGTGCGCTCCATCAATTTCAGAATGACTCCGGGAAAGAATTTTCATTCCTATGCATTGTACCCGAAGAAGGAGATAAGTAA
- a CDS encoding lytic transglycosylase domain-containing protein — protein MKIDAQNELLQLQLQNMVQALEGTSENSEAFQMVYKMLLETMQQDSNVTSDLSSQMDQTDPSNTSDQMQMLYLYNLINLQNSLLNTGDGTESLTRTGDFLGTNNMPSSGQIYNSAYSAYNMNNMNNTNNTDSSFDASSIDASIKAAITGASEKYGVEKSLISAVIRQESSFNPNAVSSAGAIGLMQMMPATASGLGVTDPFNIEQNVDGGTRYLRQLIDRYGSTEMALAAYNAGSGTIRARGVQGLEDLVKMPAETRNFVQNVMSYYTGRSA, from the coding sequence ATGAAAATTGATGCTCAAAATGAACTGCTGCAGCTGCAGCTTCAAAATATGGTCCAGGCCCTGGAAGGCACTTCTGAAAACTCCGAAGCTTTTCAGATGGTTTATAAAATGCTGTTGGAGACCATGCAGCAAGACAGCAATGTCACATCGGATCTGTCAAGTCAGATGGATCAAACGGATCCTTCCAACACGTCTGACCAGATGCAAATGCTCTATCTCTATAACCTTATCAATCTGCAGAATTCACTGCTCAACACAGGAGACGGAACCGAAAGCCTGACCAGAACCGGGGACTTCCTAGGAACAAATAACATGCCCTCATCCGGGCAGATATACAACAGTGCTTACAGTGCTTACAACATGAATAACATGAACAACACGAATAATACAGACAGCTCTTTCGACGCGTCTTCGATTGATGCTTCAATTAAAGCTGCGATTACGGGAGCTTCGGAAAAATACGGTGTGGAAAAATCTTTGATCTCAGCCGTCATTCGTCAGGAATCATCCTTTAACCCGAACGCGGTCTCTTCAGCAGGCGCAATCGGGCTCATGCAGATGATGCCGGCAACAGCCTCAGGGCTGGGCGTAACCGACCCCTTTAATATTGAACAGAATGTTGACGGTGGAACGCGTTATTTACGGCAGCTGATCGACCGTTACGGATCTACGGAGATGGCTCTGGCTGCCTATAATGCTGGATCAGGAACAATCCGGGCCAGAGGCGTCCAGGGGCTGGAGGATCTTGTGAAAATGCCTGCCGAAACAAGAAATTTTGTTCAAAACGTTATGAGTTACTACACAGGTAGAAGCGCCTAA
- a CDS encoding PepSY domain-containing protein, producing the protein MKRHRWLILPLVFVLIFQLPVPLLGADTVTPQTGSAETKISLEQALQIVKQNFEISKELTEFTSSFSNYQSRQVWSLDWNTSGSSGGNFSAQVDAVSGEILSIYSWQSVQGNQAYTLPRITPEQARQVAEATVQKLTGTKYAKLKFLENKAIVPINLYGETIYSYNWQRFENGIPFQGNLVSVQVSASSGKVTAYNIIWNDFKIPEVNNIINAGQATEYFNTAKLLELQYFLAPAYKPLTTAQNSEKVQLVYTLKNGGTIDAFTGKPLVLNSGQWLFTNDRALGGLGSAESAAKSVPLTPQEQKEIAENAKLLTREKAIEAVKQWVEIPSNVTLKSINLYQDYSLRGGKVWSFEWGTPSGSGAQTINSRVNAASGELISFSVYSSSANTDGSLNAITSEQAQTIALDFIRKIQPAKSQQVKLNTDNTADFVKSAEFTSITFNYERIVNGILFPSNNISITVDLQTKKITSYYLNWWNLDFPQLSEAMSPAKVQEILFQARPMQLTYVLLYDQGEAKEVRLVYQPSSESSQTSGLIDARTGSFLDFQGNSLKDQPQTHIFTDIAGNTAEKEITVLGMAGLFGEYGSQFRPTENITASAFLRALYTIKNGSENNLPDTDVIKKAKEEGWIQDNLAPSQIVTKELCSQIIVRFLGLEKIAALNPMFQTSFDDVPVEERGYASLATGLGILKADNNKFYPLQPMTRADTAYALIRAFETGFKS; encoded by the coding sequence ATGAAACGTCATCGCTGGTTAATACTTCCTCTGGTTTTTGTTTTGATCTTCCAGCTGCCGGTACCGCTTTTGGGCGCTGATACCGTAACGCCTCAGACAGGTTCGGCGGAAACAAAAATCTCCCTGGAACAAGCCCTGCAGATTGTCAAACAAAATTTTGAAATTTCTAAAGAGCTGACCGAGTTCACTTCAAGCTTCAGCAATTATCAGTCCCGTCAGGTTTGGTCGCTGGACTGGAACACTTCCGGCAGCTCCGGCGGTAATTTTTCAGCCCAGGTCGACGCTGTCAGCGGAGAAATTCTGTCCATATATTCCTGGCAGTCTGTCCAGGGCAATCAGGCCTATACACTTCCGCGGATAACCCCGGAACAGGCCAGACAAGTCGCGGAAGCTACTGTCCAAAAATTAACCGGGACGAAATATGCCAAATTGAAATTCCTCGAGAATAAGGCGATTGTTCCGATCAATCTCTATGGCGAGACCATTTACAGCTACAATTGGCAGCGGTTTGAAAACGGCATCCCGTTTCAGGGCAACCTGGTCAGTGTACAGGTGAGTGCTTCGAGCGGCAAGGTCACTGCTTATAACATCATCTGGAATGATTTTAAGATCCCTGAAGTGAATAATATCATCAATGCCGGGCAAGCAACTGAATACTTTAATACCGCTAAACTTTTGGAACTGCAATACTTTCTGGCACCGGCTTATAAGCCATTGACCACAGCACAAAATAGTGAGAAAGTCCAGCTGGTTTATACCCTGAAAAACGGTGGAACAATCGATGCATTCACCGGAAAACCCTTGGTCCTGAACTCCGGTCAATGGCTGTTTACGAATGACCGGGCGCTGGGTGGACTTGGCTCGGCTGAAAGCGCAGCCAAATCCGTTCCTTTAACGCCGCAGGAACAAAAGGAAATCGCCGAAAATGCGAAGCTTTTAACCAGGGAAAAAGCGATTGAGGCCGTCAAGCAGTGGGTAGAAATCCCTTCGAACGTTACGTTGAAAAGCATCAATCTTTACCAGGACTACAGTCTACGCGGCGGAAAGGTATGGTCCTTTGAATGGGGAACCCCAAGCGGGTCCGGAGCCCAAACGATTAATTCCAGGGTCAATGCAGCCAGCGGCGAATTAATCTCTTTCTCTGTTTACTCCTCTTCCGCAAACACCGACGGAAGCCTGAATGCGATTACAAGCGAACAGGCCCAGACCATTGCGCTGGATTTTATCAGAAAAATCCAGCCGGCCAAATCTCAGCAGGTTAAACTCAATACGGACAACACAGCTGATTTCGTCAAATCAGCAGAATTCACCAGCATCACGTTCAACTATGAACGGATCGTCAACGGCATTCTGTTCCCTTCCAATAACATCAGCATTACTGTTGACTTGCAGACGAAGAAAATCACTTCTTATTATCTGAATTGGTGGAATCTCGATTTCCCGCAATTGTCGGAAGCAATGTCTCCAGCCAAAGTCCAGGAAATACTCTTCCAGGCTAGACCTATGCAATTGACCTATGTTCTGTTGTACGATCAAGGAGAAGCCAAGGAAGTCCGGCTTGTCTATCAGCCCTCCTCAGAAAGCAGTCAAACCTCCGGCCTGATAGATGCCAGAACCGGATCATTTTTGGATTTCCAGGGAAATTCCTTAAAAGATCAGCCTCAGACTCATATCTTCACAGATATTGCCGGAAACACTGCGGAAAAAGAAATCACCGTGCTGGGGATGGCTGGATTATTCGGTGAATACGGAAGCCAGTTCCGGCCGACCGAAAATATCACTGCCAGTGCCTTCCTGCGGGCTCTTTACACAATAAAAAACGGCTCGGAGAACAATCTTCCCGATACCGATGTCATAAAAAAAGCTAAAGAAGAAGGATGGATTCAGGATAACCTGGCCCCGTCCCAAATCGTTACCAAAGAACTGTGCAGCCAAATCATCGTCCGCTTCCTCGGGCTCGAAAAGATTGCCGCGCTGAACCCAATGTTCCAGACTTCCTTCGATGATGTCCCGGTTGAAGAGCGCGGATACGCTTCACTCGCCACGGGTCTCGGCATTCTGAAAGCGGACAACAACAAATTTTATCCGCTTCAGCCTATGACCCGCGCTGATACAGCTTACGCCCTGATCAGAGCGTTTGAAACCGGGTTCAAATCTTAA
- a CDS encoding acyl-CoA thioesterase — MEPYLISTKEIQVSYADTDMMGVIYHANYLKWFELGRCQLVEDAGYHYLDMEEAGYYAPVYQVEVTYKKAVHYGDRVFVKTWVEENQGLWTVYGYKVVNDSGEVCAEGHTKHILVRKDNFKPVQFKKAFPEWFRRYEEIKKNRHKTYCLFFVWYYQFCSNAS, encoded by the coding sequence ATGGAACCATATTTGATCTCGACAAAAGAAATCCAGGTAAGTTATGCCGATACCGATATGATGGGCGTAATCTACCACGCCAATTATCTGAAATGGTTTGAACTCGGAAGATGCCAGCTGGTCGAAGATGCCGGATATCATTATCTGGATATGGAAGAAGCCGGGTATTATGCTCCGGTCTATCAAGTCGAAGTAACCTATAAAAAAGCGGTACACTACGGTGATCGTGTGTTCGTGAAAACCTGGGTCGAAGAAAATCAGGGTTTATGGACGGTATACGGCTACAAGGTTGTTAATGACAGCGGTGAAGTCTGCGCCGAAGGACACACGAAACATATTCTGGTCCGGAAAGACAATTTTAAGCCTGTCCAATTCAAAAAAGCATTTCCTGAATGGTTCCGCCGCTACGAAGAAATCAAGAAAAATAGACACAAAACATATTGCTTATTTTTTGTTTGGTATTATCAATTTTGTTCCAATGCGTCGTAA
- a CDS encoding ATP-binding protein: MIRKIIEIDQEKCNGCGLCVNACHEGALQLINGKAILVSDAYCDGLGDCLPGCPTGAIQIIEREATGYNEELVKAKLAQKKEKPGCSCPGTIAAMIKKTPAGEKQDSGDIGAERPSELRQWPIQLNLINPQASYLQNADLLVAADCTAYAYASFHEKFMKDRITLIGCPKLDDNDYYTEKIAEIIRINHPQSIKVVRMDVPCCSGIVRAVKTAMVQAGISVPYSEVIIDYRGTLSC; this comes from the coding sequence ATGATCAGAAAGATTATAGAAATCGATCAGGAAAAATGCAACGGCTGCGGGTTATGTGTAAACGCCTGTCATGAAGGTGCGCTGCAGCTGATTAATGGCAAAGCCATTTTGGTCAGTGATGCATATTGTGACGGGCTTGGTGACTGCCTGCCGGGATGTCCGACAGGTGCAATTCAGATTATCGAAAGAGAAGCCACAGGCTATAACGAAGAGCTGGTCAAAGCCAAGCTCGCCCAGAAAAAAGAAAAACCGGGTTGCTCTTGCCCGGGCACCATAGCCGCAATGATCAAAAAAACGCCTGCAGGGGAAAAACAGGATTCCGGAGATATCGGGGCTGAACGCCCGTCGGAACTCAGGCAATGGCCGATTCAACTGAATTTGATTAACCCGCAGGCTTCTTACCTGCAAAATGCTGATCTGCTGGTTGCGGCAGACTGTACTGCCTATGCCTATGCTTCTTTCCATGAGAAGTTCATGAAGGACAGAATCACGCTGATCGGCTGTCCCAAACTCGATGACAATGATTATTACACGGAAAAGATCGCGGAGATCATCAGAATCAATCATCCGCAGAGTATCAAGGTGGTCCGAATGGATGTACCATGTTGTTCCGGGATTGTACGGGCTGTAAAAACAGCCATGGTCCAGGCTGGCATTTCGGTGCCGTACAGTGAAGTCATCATCGATTATCGGGGAACGCTATCCTGTTAA
- a CDS encoding Sapep family Mn(2+)-dependent dipeptidase, whose amino-acid sequence MKGLKDAIDSFKEDLIQSVQDCIRIKSVSSDRDGTQRALEYYLALAHSMGFSAHNVENLGGVIEYGEGEKTYGMIVHLDTVPEGSGWKSPPFGGLIQEGKIYGRGAIDDKGPALSALYALKALKDSGSGISSECKVQIIIGIDEEGIWHTTPKLLKKIKEPDFSFVPDSKFPVVIAEKGLVWLEIKKTLSLESSGYSGITIETMQGGGQSLNIVPDYCEATLRLNDDQKIQIKKELRLFQEQTGYDISLEKNASVCKLISKGKSAHAFICNEGRNAISQLIMFLSLLELEGGQKEFIQAYAQSMAMEYYGESLGLSLEDQLTGKLTVNPGYILIDEKNIILKVDIRFPAKERLDIIKPKIERAFSVFQGNLTIIDSLESLSFPEDDPNIRRLIQVYQDFTGDTETKPLGMGGTTFSKAFKRAVAFGPTFPGMPKVEHQPDEYMEIEHLIKCTEIYALALQSLVRNE is encoded by the coding sequence ATGAAGGGGTTAAAAGATGCCATAGATTCTTTTAAAGAAGATTTGATTCAGTCTGTGCAAGACTGCATTCGGATTAAAAGTGTCTCTAGCGATCGGGATGGTACCCAAAGAGCCTTGGAATATTACCTTGCCCTGGCTCATAGCATGGGATTCTCGGCACATAACGTAGAAAATCTGGGTGGAGTAATCGAATATGGAGAAGGGGAAAAAACCTACGGGATGATTGTTCATCTTGATACTGTCCCTGAGGGAAGCGGCTGGAAATCCCCCCCTTTCGGAGGTCTGATTCAGGAAGGAAAAATTTATGGTCGGGGCGCAATCGATGACAAAGGGCCGGCGCTCTCAGCCCTCTATGCTTTAAAAGCCTTAAAGGATTCCGGATCAGGAATTAGCTCTGAATGTAAGGTTCAGATTATTATTGGGATTGATGAAGAGGGTATCTGGCATACAACGCCCAAATTATTGAAAAAAATTAAAGAACCTGATTTTTCTTTTGTTCCCGATTCGAAATTCCCGGTTGTAATTGCCGAGAAGGGCCTGGTCTGGCTGGAAATCAAGAAAACATTAAGTCTGGAATCCTCCGGCTATAGTGGGATTACGATTGAAACCATGCAAGGGGGAGGACAGTCCCTTAATATTGTTCCTGATTACTGCGAAGCTACACTCAGATTGAATGATGACCAAAAAATACAGATCAAAAAGGAACTCAGGCTATTCCAAGAACAAACAGGATATGATATCTCTCTTGAAAAAAATGCTTCTGTTTGCAAACTTATATCCAAGGGAAAATCCGCCCATGCCTTTATCTGCAATGAAGGACGAAATGCCATTTCCCAGCTCATTATGTTTTTAAGTCTGCTGGAGCTTGAAGGCGGGCAAAAGGAGTTCATCCAAGCCTATGCCCAAAGCATGGCAATGGAATATTATGGTGAATCCCTGGGCCTCAGTCTTGAAGATCAACTGACTGGTAAACTTACTGTTAACCCCGGGTATATCCTGATTGACGAGAAGAACATTATCCTGAAGGTGGATATTCGTTTCCCGGCCAAGGAGCGGCTTGACATAATCAAACCCAAAATCGAGAGAGCCTTTAGCGTTTTCCAGGGAAACCTTACAATCATCGATTCACTGGAATCTTTGAGTTTCCCGGAAGATGATCCCAATATTCGCAGACTCATACAGGTCTATCAGGATTTTACCGGAGACACTGAAACAAAACCTCTGGGAATGGGCGGAACCACTTTTTCCAAAGCTTTCAAACGCGCAGTTGCCTTTGGTCCGACTTTTCCCGGGATGCCTAAAGTTGAGCACCAGCCTGATGAATATATGGAGATTGAACATCTGATCAAGTGCACTGAGATCTACGCCCTAGCACTTCAATCACTTGTCAGAAACGAATAA